Proteins found in one Geomonas subterranea genomic segment:
- a CDS encoding pyridoxine 5'-phosphate synthase, whose translation MARLGVNIDHVATLRNARGGFEPDPVAAAAIAELAGADQITIHLREDRRHIQDRDLKILRQTIKTRLNLEMAATDEMIAIALKVKPECCTLVPEKRAELTTEGGLDVRIHQEALKVAIEKLQAGGIIVSLFIDPDPDQIKAANKIGTDYIEIHTGSFADAPTWKEEKLELIKIENAVKLARKLDIGVNAGHGLNYTNVKKVAAIGGIEEFNIGHSIMSRAILVGLDRAVRDMSELVRYA comes from the coding sequence ATGGCTAGGCTGGGAGTCAACATCGACCACGTAGCGACCCTGCGCAACGCGCGCGGAGGATTCGAGCCGGATCCGGTGGCGGCCGCCGCCATCGCCGAACTGGCCGGCGCCGACCAGATCACCATTCATCTGCGCGAGGACAGAAGGCACATCCAGGACCGCGACCTGAAGATCCTGCGCCAGACCATCAAGACCAGGCTCAACCTGGAGATGGCGGCCACCGATGAGATGATCGCCATCGCCCTGAAGGTCAAGCCGGAGTGCTGCACGCTGGTCCCGGAGAAGAGGGCCGAGCTCACCACCGAGGGGGGGCTCGATGTCAGGATCCACCAGGAGGCGCTCAAGGTCGCCATCGAGAAGCTGCAGGCGGGCGGCATCATCGTGAGCCTCTTCATCGACCCGGATCCGGACCAGATCAAGGCGGCCAACAAGATCGGCACCGACTACATCGAGATCCACACCGGTTCCTTCGCCGATGCCCCCACCTGGAAGGAAGAGAAGCTGGAGCTGATCAAGATCGAGAACGCGGTGAAGCTGGCAAGAAAACTCGACATCGGGGTCAACGCCGGACACGGCTTGAACTACACCAACGTGAAGAAAGTTGCGGCCATCGGCGGCATCGAGGAGTTCAACATCGGTCACTCCATCATGTCCCGCGCCATCCTGGTCGGCCTGGACCGCGCCGTGCGCGACATGTCCGAGCTGGTGCGCTACGCCTAA
- the cdaA gene encoding diadenylate cyclase CdaA: MNSFLQNIGILRDLLDLSLAILIVSRLARLLKGVLALRILAILSGLVALHLLARFFSLQTVRLIVDLILASSVVGLAVIFQTDIRRAFATLARSRTGKDVEMSDVIDELVFAVAGLAQKKIGALIVIERAISVDSYLAVGTDIDAKVTSELISSIFLPYSPIHDGAVIIQHGKLTKAGCFLPLTQNLEVSKSLGTRHRAAIGLTELVDAVVVVVSEETGTASVIVGGKKTDVIDMPSLGKTLRRLVEPRWLK, encoded by the coding sequence ATGAATTCTTTCCTGCAAAATATAGGCATACTGCGGGACCTCCTGGACCTGTCGCTCGCGATACTGATCGTCTCCAGGCTGGCGCGACTTCTCAAAGGAGTGCTCGCGCTGCGCATCCTCGCCATCCTCTCGGGACTCGTCGCCCTGCACCTGCTGGCGCGCTTCTTCTCCCTGCAGACCGTCCGGCTCATCGTCGATCTCATCCTCGCCTCGTCCGTCGTGGGGCTCGCGGTCATCTTCCAGACCGACATCCGCAGGGCGTTCGCGACGCTCGCCAGGAGCCGCACCGGGAAGGACGTCGAGATGTCCGACGTGATCGACGAACTGGTGTTCGCGGTGGCGGGACTGGCCCAGAAGAAGATCGGGGCCCTGATCGTGATCGAGCGGGCCATCTCCGTGGACAGCTACCTTGCGGTCGGGACCGACATCGACGCCAAGGTGACCAGCGAGCTGATCTCGTCGATCTTTTTGCCGTACTCCCCCATCCATGACGGCGCGGTCATCATCCAGCACGGCAAGCTGACCAAGGCGGGATGCTTCCTGCCGCTCACCCAGAACCTCGAGGTGAGTAAGAGCCTGGGAACCCGGCACCGCGCTGCGATCGGGCTTACCGAACTGGTCGACGCGGTGGTCGTCGTCGTTTCAGAGGAGACCGGCACCGCGTCGGTGATCGTCGGGGGGAAGAAGACCGACGTGATCGACATGCCCTCCCTGGGCAAGACCCTGCGACGGCTGGTGGAGCCGAGGTGGCTTAAATGA